A window from Vicia villosa cultivar HV-30 ecotype Madison, WI unplaced genomic scaffold, Vvil1.0 ctg.003906F_1_1, whole genome shotgun sequence encodes these proteins:
- the LOC131641649 gene encoding putative pentatricopeptide repeat-containing protein At1g12700, mitochondrial, whose product MSFTTRSRLISYSNFAISFHFLSKPFNGITPDIATLTILINCFSHLGQLNFAFSTLAKILKLGYQPNTITLTTLVNGLCLNGKVREALHFHDYVVARGFHFDQFGYASLINGLCKIGETRAAMQLLRKIEGKLVRLNEVIYNTIIDSFCKDKCVDDAYELYSEMIAKRISPDVVTFNSLIYGFCIVGQLKKASRFLNEMVLRNIYPDVCTFTILVDALCKEGNVKEAKNLLVVMMKEGVIPDVIVYNSLMNGYCLVNEVNKAEHVLRTISRMGVAPSVRSYSIMINGFCKMKMVNEALSLFNEMCCKGIAPDTVTYNSLIDGLCKSGRISHAWKLVDEMHDNGQPADIFTYSSLIDALCKNYLVDKAIALIKEIKDHGIVPDMCTYNILIGGLCKGGQLKNAHNIFKDLLTKGYCLNIQTYNIMINGLCKDGLFDEPEALLSKMEDNGIIPDAITYETIIRALFHKDENEKAEKLLCEMIARGLL is encoded by the coding sequence ATGTCGTTCACAACAAGGTCAAGGTTAATTTCTTACTCCAATTTTGCTATTTCATTTCACTTTCTCTCAAAACCTTTCAATGGAATTACTCCCGATATTGCTACTTTGACCATCTTGATCAATTGTTTCTCCCATCTAGGTCAATTGAATTTTGCATTTTCTACATTGGCAAAGATTCTTAAATTAGGTTATCAACCGAATACCATAACCTTGACTACACTTGTCAATGGTTTGTGCCTTAATGGTAAGGTGAGAGAAGCTTTGCACTTTCATGATTATGTGGTTGCGCGTGGATTTCACTTTGATCAATTTGGTTATGCGTCATTGATTAATGGGTTGTGTAAAATTGGGGAAACAAGAGCTGCAATGCAATTGTTGAGAAAGATTGAAGGGAAATTGGTCAGGCTTAATGAGGTAATATATAACACCATTATTGATAGTTTCTGTAAAGATAAATGTGTAGACGATGCCTATGAGTTATATTCTGAAATGATTGCAAAGAGAATTTCTCCTGATGTTGTCACTTTCAATTCTCTAATCTATGGATTTTGTATTGTTGGTCAATTGAAAAAAGCATCTAGATTTTTAAATGAGATGGTATTGAGAAACATCTACCCGGATGTTTGTACTTTTACTATCTTGGTTGATGCTCTTTGTAAGGAGGGAAATGTGAAAGAAGCCAAGaatttattagttgtgatgatgaAAGAGGGTGTAATACCTGATGTTATTGTTTACAATTCATTAATGAATGGGTATTGTCTGGTTAATGAAGTGAATAAGGCCGAACATGTGTTGAGAACTATTTCTCGAATGGGAGTGGCACCTAGTGTTCGGAGCTATAGTATCATGATTAATGGATTCTGTAAGATGAAAATGGTCAATGAAGCTTTGAGTCTCTTTAATGAAATGTGTTGCAAAGGAATTGCTCCTGACACGGTGACTTACAATTCTCTCATTGACGGTTTGTGCAAATCAGGGAGAATCTCGCATGCTTGGAAGCTTGTTGATGAGATGCATGATAATGGTCAACCAGCTGATATATTCACTTACAGTTCTTTAATAGACGCTTTATGCAAAAACTATCTTGTTGACAAAGCTATTGCATTAATAAAAGAAATCAAAGACCACGGCATTGTACCAGATATGTGCACGTACAATATACTTATTGGCGGACTATGCAAAGGGGGGCAACTTAAAAACGCACATAATATTTTTAAGGATCTTTTGACTAAGGGTTATTGTTTAAATATCCAAACATATAATATTATGATCAATGGACTTTGTAAAGATGGTTTGTTTGATGAACCAGAGGCTTTGTTGTCAAAAATGGAGGACAATGGTATCATTCCTGATGCTATAACGTATGAAACTATTATCCGAGCTCTCTTTCATAAAGATGAGAATGAAAAGGCGGAGAAACTTCTTTGTGAAATGATTGCTAGAGGTCTACTATAA
- the LOC131641648 gene encoding uncharacterized protein LOC131641648, translating into MDKWKNIPLTKEEEEGITAAADEVSGEEIFQRTLAGRLWTTNGFNSRAFTTTIVGAWKLKNAVETQELNKNLFLFRFATKREMEWVLRSGPWSFDRNLLVLDRVSGEEQPSNLNMHYGMFWVRVYDLPLMLRSETMARKVGQILGTFEEMDTKEGHRSGRFLRIKVKIDLNNPLKRGTVVRFKEKTHRVYFKYERLPTFCFVCGRIGHQMKDCDALGDLSEEGFEDLDEQELSYGLWLRASPLPKVFDDQKSREGSSGTCSRSLFQVSSSQSRCNNNEKDKEEGVEVTQVRDHKKKGTEKEGEPGGKQGVDNLAIETVAESLGAVIISEADKVINQNPVETVQKKKKWSRRKPGKKPMGETRSKEAIERGKRQLVEVPIREVSSEEMGQINKKRRQPEVGEINQNIVLEVVLESQHRLSQ; encoded by the coding sequence ATGGATAAGTGGAAAAACATACCACTTACGAAAGAGGAGGAGGAAGGAATTACAGCGGCGGCGGATGAGGTGAGCGGAGAAGAGATTTTTCAGAGGACCCTTGCAGGAAGACTATGGACAACAAATGGTTTCAACTCTAGAGCGTTCACTACAACGATTGTGGGGGCCTGGAAACTAAAGAATGCTGTGGAGACACAAGAGTTAAACAAAAATCTGTTCCTCTTCAGGTTTGCAACAAAAAGAGAAATGGAATGGGTGCTTCGTAGCGGCCCATGGAGCTTTGATAGGAACCTTTTGGTGTTGGACAGGGTTTCAGGGGAAGAGCAACCTTCCAACCTTAACATGCACTACGGGATGTTCTGGGTTCGTGTCTACGATCTCCCTTTGATGCTGAGATCCGAGACAATGGCGCGGAAGGTTGGTCAAATCCTAGGTACGTTCGAAGAGATGGATACGAAGGAAGGACATAGGAGCGGGAGATTCCTCAGAATTAAGGTTAAAATAGATCTGAATAATCCACTCAAGCGAGGGACGGTGGTTCGATTTAAGGAGAAAACTCACAGAGTGTACTTCAAATACGAGAGACTCCCAACTTTCTGTTTCGTATGTGGGAGAATCGGCCATCAAATGAAGGATTGTGATGCTCTAGGAGATCTAAGTGAAGAGGGCTTCGAAGATCTGGATGAACAGGAGCTATCCTATGGTTTATGGTTACGAGCTTCGCCACTCCCAAAAGTTTTTGACGACCAAAAGTCCAGAGAGGGGAGTTCGGGGACGTGCAGCAGGAGTCTGTTCCAGGTATCTTCAAGTCAAAGCAGGTGCAACAATAATGAAAAAGACAAGGAGGAAGGGGTTGAAGTTACACAGGTTCGAGACCACAAGAAAAAGGGTACTGAGAAGGAGGGTGAACCGGGAGGGAAGCAGGGAGTAGATAATTTGGCTATTGAGACGGTGGCGGAATCCCTTGGGGCTGTGATCATCTCCGAGGCTGACAAAGTCATCAATCAAAATCCAGTGGAAACagtgcaaaagaaaaagaaatggagTAGGAGGAAGCCGGGGAAGAAACCCATGGGGGAGACTAGAAGCAAGGAAGCAATTGAGAGGGGAAAAAGACAACTAGTGGAGGTGCCTATTAGAGAAGTGTCCTCTGAAGAAATGGGGCAAATCAACAAGAAAAGAAGGCAGCCAGAAGTAGGTGAGATAAATCAAAACATTGTACTAGAGGTGGTGTTGGAATCCCAACACCGCCTATCCCAATGA
- the LOC131641646 gene encoding uncharacterized protein LOC131641646, with amino-acid sequence MAAENQVEPPCESSPRRFARLTNNPAARRAGMKTGLLQIIYANPFAGLDHEDPYTHLTRFYEIAGTLGTPEAEEEAVFMRLFPHSLIGKAKDWYLDQATETMTNWNVLERNFLHRFFPHNRFMDAKTTIATFTQSTTETLCEAWERYKSMLRKCPNHGFDDMSRIHIFRNGLLPQPKLLLDATAGGSLIAKSAAEAIAIIDRMALTDHQVQHNRGTVQKKAGILELGTNDAILAQNKLLTQTVEELTKQLSKLPQQLKDVHGSSNASQQVAFCELCTSDHPTGFCPPINEEVKYMGNQQQRQVPYNQGYPHNNNNASYGQNRPNQYQSYTQPDKLSKIEDTLNQFMQLSMANQKNTDASIRNLETQVGQIAKQLSEQQRGTFSATTQVNPKETCNAITTKGSDIVQDKVGEN; translated from the coding sequence ATGGCAGCAGAAAATCAAGTGGAACCACCCTGCGAAAGCAGCCCAAGACGGTTTGCCCGTCTCACCAACAATCCAGCCGCAAGACGAGCTGGGATGAAAACAGGATTGCTACAAATCATCTATGCTAATCCTTTTGCAGGTCTGGATCATGAAGATCCCTACACTCACCTCACCCGATTCTACGAGATTGCTGGCACATTAGGTACACCAGAAGCGGAAGAGGAAGCTGTGTTCATGAGACTTTTTCCGCACTCGTTGATTggtaaagcaaaggattggtacctcGATCAAGCAACAGAAACCATGACCAATTGGAATGTCTTAGAGAGAAATTTTCTTCACAGATTCTTTCCTCATAACCGATTCATGGATGCAAAAACAACCATTGCCACGTTCACTCAATCTACAACCGAGACTTTGTGTGAAGCCTGGGAGCGTTATAAATCCATGTTACGGAAATGTCCAAACCACGGTTTCGATGACATGTCACGAATCCATATTTTCCGTAATGGATTATTACCTCAACCAAAGCTTTTACTTGACGCAacagctggaggttccttgatAGCAAAAAGTGCAGCGGAAGCAATTGCAATCATCGATAGAATGGCTCTCACGGATCACCAGGTGCAACACAATCGAGGAACCGTGCAAAAGAAAGCTGGAATTTTGGAATTAGGCACAAATGATGCAATCCTAGCACAAAACAAGCTGCTCACTCAAACCGTAGAGGAATTGACAAAACAGCTGTCCAAGCTTCCTCAACAACTCAAAGATGTGCACGGTTCGTCAAACGCATCACAACAAGTAGCTTTTTGTGAACTTTGTACGAGTGATCATCCAACTGGTTTCTGTCCCCCGATCAACGAAGAGGTAAAATACATGGGAAATCAACAACAAAGGCAAGTTCCGTACAATCAAGGTTatccacacaacaacaacaacgcaagCTATGGCCAAAACCGACCGAATCAGTACCAAAGTTACACGCAGCCAGATAAGCTTTCAAAGATCGAGGATAccttgaatcaattcatgcaattgtccATGGCAAACCAGAAAAACACTGATGCGTCAATTAGAAATCTTGAAACGCAAGTTGGGCAAATTGCGAAGCAACTAAGTGAGCAACAAAGAGGTACGTTTTCTGCCACTACTCAAGTTAATCCCAAGGAAACTTGTAACGCAATCACGACAAAAGGTAGtgacattgttcaagacaaagttGGGGAGAATTAA